The Malus domestica chromosome 10, GDT2T_hap1 genome contains a region encoding:
- the LOC103445145 gene encoding protein MEI2-like 1: MAAEITEGFKRLNPFAPEYFPSYYCPPPPPLNPSYYYSSYSHQTATTVFFNPSVPTAQTLPSHHFAQGPQVPEKQQQKSYGNDRVQNEKTTVPRPIRLVRGRRSTFSYGCLGSSIDGKKQKGKYEKRKEWKPRVRGSYRMSDDKFRTINWKGCNDLRVEYLNNFSMPKKVKTKSYSDVLHVEEHGENTAVMIRNIPNKYTRDMLMAFLDAHCAEENDKPDVGDEISSYDFLYLPIDFNTGFNKGYAFVNFTNSKAVWKFSEGTGGKTWDLFYSSKKREIAYAKIQQNIMNDTMVLVVINYDVIGDQGKKELVSHFETMRFPCASEDVLPVCFDPPRDGSRMSVQISTVGHAVDLNRHDN, encoded by the exons ATGGCTGCTGAAATTACAGAAGGTTTCAAACGGTTGAACCCTTTTGCACCCGAGTACTTCCCCTCCTACTATTGCCCCCCACCGCCCCCGCTAAACCCTAGCTACTATTATTCCTCATATTCCCATCAAACTGCCACTACCGTTTTCTTCAATCCCTCTGTTCCCACTGCTCAAACCCTACCCTCTCATCACTTTGCACAAGGTCCTCAAGTGCCTGAAAAACAGCAGCAGAAAAGCTATGGCAATGATAGGGTCCAAAACGAGAAGACGACTGTTCCTCGTCCCATACGGCTAGTTAGGGGAAGAAGGTCCACTTTCAGTTATGGATGTCTAGGGAGTAGTATTGATGGTAAAAAGCAAAAGGGTAAGTACGAGAAGAGGAAGGAGTGGAAGCCAAGGGTTCGCGGCAGCTATAGGATGTCTGACGATAAATTTAGAACTATTAATTGGAAGGGATGTAATGATCTACGTGTGGAATACTTAAATAATTTCTCTATGCCGAAGAAGGTGAAAACCAAAAGTTACTCGGATGTTTTGCATGTGGAAGAACATGGAGAAAATACAGCCGTCATGATCAGAAATATCCCAAACAAATACAC CCGGGATATGCTGATGGCGTTTCTGGATGCCCATTGTGCTGAGGAGAATGATAAACCGGATGTAGGAGATGAGATTTCGTCCTATGATTTCTTATATCTGCCTATAGACTTCAA TACTGGGTTTAACAAAGGGTATGCGTTCGTCAACTTCACCAACAGCAAGGCAGTCTGGAAATTTTCTGAAGGGACTGGTGGGAAGACTTGGGATCTTTTCTACTCTTCAAAGAAACGTGAAATTGCCTACGCCAAAATCCAG CAAAATATAATGAATGATACAATGGTGTTAGTGGTGATTAATTACGACGTAATTGGTGATCAGGGCAAGAAGGAGCTGGTAAGTCATTTCGAGACGATGAGGTTTCCTTGTGCATCAGAGGACGTGCTGCCGGTGTGTTTCGACCCACCTCGAGACGGTTCCAGGATGTCTGTTCAGATCTCGACTGTAGGCCATGCAGTGGATCTTAATCGACATGACAATTAA
- the LOC103445126 gene encoding CRM-domain containing factor CFM3, chloroplastic/mitochondrial — MAAAAAAVGAPTCHRLHLLLHRPPPPSSSSFSLFLKPLLTSTTTVTTTTTTITIPFSHLPRRSLISHSLPSFSSRPLFFCHSPTATHSPPPPKASLQEEEKTQQLEIPEDNDNGEEIEIEMENSDNKEDSQVSSESSPALKRDGVKPPTLTVKEKKELASYAHSLGKKLKSQLVGKSGVTASVAASFIENLESNELLKVKIHGTCPGELEDAVTQLEESTGSVVVGQIGRTVILYRPSITKLKAEEKRQQSRKIFMRRKTYSRPTAMEFQKKGERPRMNGRDSRGRTRV; from the exons ATGGCGGCGGCAGCAGCAGCAGTAGGAGCTCCAACCTGTCACCggctccacctcctcctccaccgcccaccaccaccatcatcttcttccttctccctttTCCTCAAACCCCTTCtcacctccaccaccaccgtcaccaccaccaccaccaccatcaccattccATTCTCGCACCTCCCACGCCGCTCACTTATCTCCCATTCCCTTCCTTCCTTCTCCTCTCGACCTCTCTTCTTCTGCCACTCTCCCACCGCTACCCACTCTCCTCCTCCCCCCAAAGCCTCtttacaagaagaagaaaaaacccaACAACTCGAAATTCCAGAAGATAATGATAATGGTGAAGAAATTGAGATCGAAATGGAGAACTCGGATAATAAAGAGGATAGCCAAGTGAGTTCGGAGTCTTCACCTGCTCTAAAGAGAGATGGGGTGAAGCCGCCGACGCTGACGgtgaaagaaaagaaggaacTTGCGTCTTATGCTCACAGCTTGGGGAAGAAGCTCAAGTCCCAGTTGGTGGGGAAGTCCGGCGTCACAGCTAGCGTCGCCGCTTCTTTTATAGAGAACCTTGAATCCAATGAGCTTCTCAAG GTGAAAATACACGGGACATGTCCTGGTGAGCTAGAGGATGCCGTTACACAATTAGAGGAATCAACTGGTTCAGTTGTTGTTGGCCAAATTGGTAGAACAGTGATTCTTTACAGGCCCAGCATCACCAAGTTGAAAGCAGAGGAGAAAAGGCAGCAGTCGCGAAAGATATTCATGAGACGAAAGACATATTCGAGACCCACAGCAATGGAATTTCAGAAAAAGGGAGAAAGACCAAGAATGAATGGGCGTGACAGCCGAGGGAGAACCAGGGTCTAA